The Eubacteriaceae bacterium Marseille-Q4139 genome has a window encoding:
- a CDS encoding HAMP domain-containing histidine kinase gives MKQNAATSFVKRFGAVLHVIFAFITFLGIGFMYLNSNYGRGLEWLQDESFEQSPDFNKKVQSDITSIFDYINYQEFFETNGSVDYSKVVLETTSGPGGEQSYTLNDIITYGKSLGYYMDETDNYILKGGPEELSDEDNEQVYVRWRCYQSEEELSGPDQAYSTLPEQTYEILSRFASYYSIYSRLMSDFTNFYFRVAYYSRNPSLYEVHTNAPEMSVEDMMAMGKYIYFSGDSSDLNVKTNFDSTFPSIPALLTQNNPYNSTNYYIAVGLDTSYTANDDYAQAVAAYNYSLDSFVKGIYLVGIGLLGCLLTLLFLIMVSGHEALGDKAIRLFPFDKLKTEVMLIIMFIVSAASVQFAAPVLSKILHLLVVQSYWDRANRIVMFGCLYFCGLIAFFSLVRRYKAETLWSNSFLSQLVNVLSERTFKFRLVICFLLYLGCNILAVSAGTYFFLQLGHDIFRSVVFLVLAILWAVGNLLVFYYLYCNSVQTDRIHEAIEKLASGETSYKVDMSKFSGLEEELAEGLNRISDGLETALAEQVKSERLKADLITNVSHDIKTPLTSIINYIDLIKREQIDDPTILRYLEVLDQKSQRLKTLTEDLVEASKVSSGNIKLEIADIDIVELVQQTNGEFEEKYELRHLEMVSTLPNEVIVIEADGRRLWRVLENLYNNAFKYAMENTRVYIGIEDLGERVVFSIKNVSASPLNIRPEELTERFVRGDVSRTTEGSGLGLSIAKDLTELQGGSFQLTIDGDLFKAEVAFPIKN, from the coding sequence ATGAAGCAGAATGCCGCGACTTCTTTTGTTAAGCGTTTTGGCGCCGTTCTGCATGTGATCTTTGCCTTCATCACCTTTTTAGGCATCGGTTTCATGTACCTGAACAGCAATTACGGCAGAGGCCTGGAGTGGCTCCAGGATGAAAGCTTTGAACAGTCTCCGGATTTTAATAAGAAGGTACAGTCTGATATCACAAGTATTTTCGACTATATCAATTATCAGGAATTTTTTGAGACCAACGGTTCCGTCGACTACTCCAAAGTAGTTCTGGAGACGACCTCCGGCCCCGGCGGGGAACAGAGCTATACGCTGAATGACATCATTACATACGGTAAATCGCTTGGCTATTATATGGATGAAACGGATAATTACATCTTAAAGGGCGGCCCGGAGGAACTCTCCGACGAGGACAATGAGCAGGTTTATGTCCGCTGGCGGTGCTACCAGTCGGAAGAAGAGCTTTCCGGCCCCGACCAGGCCTATTCCACGCTCCCGGAGCAGACTTATGAGATTTTGTCCCGGTTTGCGTCCTACTACTCGATTTACTCCAGGCTGATGTCGGATTTCACAAACTTCTATTTCCGCGTGGCGTACTATTCCAGAAATCCGTCCCTCTATGAAGTTCATACCAATGCCCCGGAAATGTCCGTGGAAGACATGATGGCCATGGGGAAATACATTTATTTTTCCGGAGATTCCAGCGATCTGAACGTCAAGACAAACTTTGACTCCACGTTCCCGAGCATCCCGGCGCTGCTGACGCAGAATAATCCGTACAACAGCACCAATTACTACATTGCCGTCGGGCTGGATACCTCCTATACGGCAAATGACGACTATGCCCAGGCTGTCGCCGCTTACAATTACTCCCTGGACTCTTTTGTAAAGGGAATTTATCTCGTGGGAATCGGCCTGCTCGGCTGTCTGCTTACGCTGTTATTTTTAATCATGGTGTCCGGCCATGAAGCGCTCGGAGACAAGGCCATCCGCCTGTTTCCTTTTGACAAGTTAAAGACTGAGGTCATGCTGATCATCATGTTCATCGTATCGGCCGCCAGCGTCCAGTTTGCCGCGCCGGTGCTCTCGAAAATCCTGCATCTTCTCGTTGTGCAGTCCTACTGGGATCGCGCCAACAGGATTGTGATGTTCGGCTGCCTTTATTTCTGCGGCCTCATCGCGTTTTTCAGCCTGGTAAGGCGCTATAAAGCCGAGACCCTCTGGAGCAACAGCTTCTTAAGCCAGCTTGTGAACGTTCTGTCGGAAAGGACTTTCAAGTTCCGGCTTGTGATCTGCTTCCTCCTCTATCTCGGCTGCAATATTCTGGCTGTTTCTGCGGGAACATATTTCTTTCTCCAGCTTGGACATGACATTTTCCGCTCCGTAGTGTTCCTCGTCCTGGCAATCCTGTGGGCTGTCGGAAACCTGCTGGTATTTTACTATCTGTACTGCAATTCCGTCCAGACTGACCGCATCCATGAGGCCATTGAAAAGCTGGCTTCCGGTGAAACCAGCTACAAGGTGGACATGTCCAAATTTTCCGGCCTCGAAGAGGAACTCGCCGAGGGCTTAAACCGCATCAGCGACGGTCTGGAAACGGCTCTGGCCGAACAGGTAAAAAGCGAGCGCCTGAAAGCCGACCTGATTACCAATGTCTCTCACGACATCAAAACGCCGCTGACTTCTATTATCAACTATATTGATCTGATAAAAAGGGAGCAGATTGACGATCCGACTATCCTGCGGTACTTAGAGGTTCTCGATCAGAAGTCGCAGCGTCTTAAGACGCTGACGGAAGACCTCGTAGAAGCCTCCAAAGTCAGCTCCGGAAACATCAAACTGGAGATTGCCGACATTGACATCGTAGAGCTTGTCCAGCAGACCAACGGTGAATTTGAGGAGAAGTATGAGCTTCGCCATCTGGAGATGGTCAGCACGCTCCCCAACGAGGTAATCGTCATCGAGGCCGACGGCCGGCGCTTATGGCGCGTACTGGAGAACCTTTACAACAATGCCTTTAAATATGCAATGGAAAACACCAGAGTTTATATCGGAATTGAGGATCTGGGAGAACGCGTCGTCTTTTCTATCAAGAATGTCTCCGCGTCCCCATTAAACATCCGGCCGGAGGAACTGACAGAGCGGTTCGTCCGCGGCGATGTATCCAGAACCACTGAGGGAAGCGGTCTTGGCCTTTCCATTGCCAAAGACCTCACCGAGCTTCAGGGCGGCAGCTTCCAGCTCACCATTGACGGTGACCTGTTTAAGGCTGAAGTTGCTTTTCCGATTAAAAACTGA
- a CDS encoding response regulator transcription factor: MQTILVCDDDKQIVEAINIYLTGEGFDVIKAYDGYEALELLETHDVNLMIVDVMMPGLDGIRTTLKVRETSSIPIIILSAKSEDADKILGLNIGADDYITKPFNPLELVARVKSQLRRYTQLGNLNQQNNSQVFKCGGLQINDENKEVTVDGELIKLTPIEYNILLLLVKNAGKVFSIDQIYEEIWNEDAIGADNTVAVHIRHIREKIEINPREPRYLKVVWGVGYKIEKQQ; encoded by the coding sequence ATGCAAACGATTCTTGTCTGCGATGATGATAAACAGATCGTGGAAGCGATCAATATTTACCTGACCGGTGAAGGCTTTGATGTAATCAAGGCTTATGACGGCTATGAAGCTCTGGAGCTTTTGGAAACCCATGACGTCAATCTGATGATTGTCGATGTTATGATGCCCGGGCTGGACGGGATCCGGACGACCTTAAAAGTCCGCGAAACCAGCAGCATCCCCATCATTATCCTGTCGGCAAAATCTGAAGATGCAGATAAAATCCTGGGGCTGAACATCGGCGCCGATGACTACATAACAAAACCATTCAACCCGCTCGAGCTGGTTGCCCGCGTAAAATCCCAGCTCCGCCGCTATACACAGCTTGGGAACCTGAACCAGCAGAACAATTCCCAGGTGTTCAAATGCGGCGGCCTTCAGATCAACGATGAGAATAAAGAAGTGACCGTGGACGGCGAACTGATTAAGCTGACGCCCATCGAGTACAACATTCTTCTCCTTCTCGTAAAAAATGCCGGGAAAGTTTTTTCCATCGACCAGATTTATGAAGAAATCTGGAACGAGGACGCCATCGGGGCCGACAATACGGTTGCCGTCCACATCCGCCATATCCGGGAGAAAATCGAAATCAATCCCCGGGAGCCCCGCTATCTGAAGGTGGTGTGGGGCGTTGGCTATAAAATTGAGAAGCAGCAGTAA
- the glgB gene encoding 1,4-alpha-glucan branching protein GlgB yields the protein MSTKANKKDPAPAKKPRKKQVGTGFITDLDRYLFGQGTHYEIYEKMGAHPKTYRGKDGMYFAVWAPHAQAVSVVGDFNRWDPDASPMKPLEDSGIYEIFIPGLGVGELYKYAVTTAEGKILFKADPYAFSAEFRPGTASITADISGFSWEDEKWMTERRKNDPEKTPYAIYEVHIGSWKKAARKEKEGYYTYKEAAKELADYVLKMGYTHVELMGIAEHPFDGSWGYQVTGYYAPTSRYGTPKEFMYFVNYMHKKGIGVILDWVPAHFPRDAHGLADFDGQPLYEYADPRKGEHPDWGTKVFDYGKNEVKNFLIANAMYWVEKYHVDGLRVDAVASMLYLDYGRQDGNWVPNQYGENKNLEAIEFFRHLNSVLTGHLTGAVMIAEESTAWPGVTAKPENGGLGFTFKWNMGWMHDFLEYMKLDPYFRKYNHNKMTFGITYASSENFILVLSHDEVVHLKCSMINKMPGIYEDKFANLKVGYTFMIGHPGKKLLFMGQDFGQFHEWDEKTALDWYLADEPLHKDLQKYYSDLLHIYRKYPALYRLDNDWNGFQWINANDGDRSIFSFIRRDETGKKNLLFICNFTPMERPDYRVGVPKSGTYSLILDSRHGLYKRGDHALSVRSVKKECDGQPYSFAYPLPAYGTAIFRFN from the coding sequence ATGAGTACAAAAGCGAACAAAAAAGACCCGGCACCTGCGAAAAAGCCAAGGAAAAAGCAGGTTGGAACCGGCTTTATTACGGATCTGGACAGATATTTATTCGGACAGGGAACCCACTACGAGATTTATGAAAAGATGGGTGCCCATCCTAAAACATACAGAGGAAAGGACGGCATGTATTTTGCCGTGTGGGCCCCTCATGCCCAGGCCGTCAGCGTTGTGGGCGATTTCAACCGCTGGGATCCCGATGCCTCTCCAATGAAGCCCCTCGAAGATTCCGGGATCTACGAAATTTTTATCCCCGGACTGGGAGTCGGCGAGCTTTATAAATATGCCGTGACAACGGCCGAGGGGAAAATTTTGTTTAAGGCTGATCCCTATGCCTTCAGCGCCGAATTCCGCCCGGGAACAGCGTCCATTACCGCGGACATATCAGGCTTTTCCTGGGAAGACGAAAAATGGATGACAGAACGGCGGAAAAACGACCCTGAGAAGACGCCTTATGCCATTTATGAGGTGCACATCGGCTCCTGGAAAAAAGCCGCCAGAAAAGAAAAAGAAGGCTACTATACATATAAAGAAGCTGCAAAAGAGCTGGCTGATTATGTCCTCAAAATGGGATATACCCATGTAGAACTGATGGGTATTGCAGAACATCCCTTTGACGGTTCCTGGGGCTATCAGGTGACTGGTTATTATGCCCCCACCTCCCGCTATGGAACGCCGAAGGAGTTCATGTATTTTGTCAACTACATGCATAAAAAAGGAATTGGCGTGATCCTTGACTGGGTTCCGGCCCACTTCCCGCGAGACGCCCACGGCCTTGCTGATTTTGACGGCCAGCCGCTCTATGAGTATGCGGATCCCAGAAAAGGCGAGCATCCCGACTGGGGGACAAAAGTTTTCGATTACGGAAAAAATGAAGTCAAAAACTTCCTTATTGCGAATGCTATGTACTGGGTCGAAAAGTATCATGTGGACGGACTCCGCGTAGACGCTGTCGCTTCCATGCTGTATCTGGACTACGGCAGACAGGATGGAAACTGGGTTCCGAACCAGTACGGTGAAAACAAAAATCTCGAAGCCATTGAGTTTTTCCGCCACTTAAACAGTGTCCTGACCGGACATCTTACCGGAGCAGTCATGATTGCTGAGGAATCTACCGCATGGCCCGGAGTCACTGCAAAACCGGAAAACGGCGGCCTCGGCTTCACTTTTAAATGGAACATGGGCTGGATGCATGATTTCCTGGAATACATGAAGTTAGATCCATATTTCCGAAAATACAACCACAACAAGATGACCTTCGGCATCACTTACGCTTCCAGCGAAAATTTCATCCTGGTTCTTTCGCATGACGAGGTTGTACACCTGAAATGTTCCATGATTAACAAAATGCCTGGGATTTATGAAGATAAATTTGCCAATCTCAAGGTCGGCTATACCTTTATGATCGGACATCCCGGCAAGAAGCTCCTTTTTATGGGGCAGGATTTCGGCCAATTCCACGAATGGGATGAGAAGACGGCCCTCGACTGGTATCTGGCTGACGAGCCACTCCACAAAGACCTTCAGAAATATTACAGTGACCTGCTTCACATTTACCGGAAATATCCGGCACTGTACCGGCTGGACAACGATTGGAACGGCTTCCAGTGGATCAATGCCAACGACGGCGACCGCAGTATTTTCAGCTTCATACGCCGGGATGAGACAGGGAAGAAAAATCTTCTTTTCATCTGCAACTTCACCCCGATGGAGCGCCCGGACTATCGCGTCGGCGTACCAAAGTCCGGCACCTACTCGCTGATCCTGGACAGCCGCCACGGCCTTTACAAACGCGGCGATCATGCCCTCTCCGTGCGTTCCGTCAAAAAGGAATGCGACGGCCAGCCCTACTCCTTTGCCTACCCGCTTCCGGCTTACGGAACGGCAATTTTCCGCTTCAACTGA
- a CDS encoding alpha-amylase translates to MHTWYEQAVFYHIYPLGLTGAPKENCETAVSDRFRELFRWIPHMKSLNMTALYIGPLFESTRHGYDTRDYRLVDRRLGTNDDFKNFVEQCHAEGVRVVVDGVFNHTGREFFAFQSLLKDREASPYRDWYRGINFGWGSPLGDPFGYEAWQGHFELPCLNLQNPEVRNYLLDTVRFWVETFDIDGIRLDCAGDLNFAFMEELRSFTASIKENFWLMGEVIHGQYARFVTPSALHSVTNYELHKALYSGHNDHNYFEIAHNVKRLEAVGASLYTFADNHDENRLASKLRKKEHLFPVYQLLFTLPGIPSIYYGSEWGMEGIRSSTSDDALRPAVSMDQEPSLHCGLTDAISSLAGLHGCFDAFHSGQYEELLLTNRQYAFARRGETSLILSAVNNDDTPADVKIRLPKGVSGSASAEILFESCGNTEQCALFPSEKEPCLVSAENGAFSVSLPANGGVIYKIVEG, encoded by the coding sequence ATGCACACCTGGTATGAACAGGCTGTTTTCTACCATATATATCCCCTGGGGCTGACGGGGGCGCCAAAGGAAAACTGTGAAACTGCGGTATCCGACCGTTTTAGAGAGCTGTTTCGCTGGATCCCTCATATGAAATCTTTAAACATGACGGCACTCTACATCGGCCCTCTGTTTGAATCCACTCGCCATGGCTATGACACCAGGGATTACCGTCTCGTGGACCGCCGTTTGGGAACCAACGATGATTTCAAAAACTTCGTGGAACAATGTCACGCGGAAGGGGTTCGAGTTGTCGTTGACGGTGTGTTCAATCATACAGGAAGGGAATTCTTTGCCTTCCAGAGTCTTTTAAAGGATAGGGAAGCCTCGCCTTATAGAGACTGGTACCGCGGCATAAACTTCGGATGGGGGAGTCCGCTCGGGGATCCCTTTGGATATGAAGCGTGGCAGGGGCACTTTGAACTCCCATGCCTGAATCTCCAGAATCCCGAAGTCAGGAATTATCTGCTGGATACGGTTCGGTTCTGGGTGGAAACCTTTGACATCGACGGGATCCGGCTGGACTGCGCCGGGGATCTGAATTTTGCATTTATGGAAGAACTGCGTTCTTTCACTGCTTCCATAAAGGAAAACTTTTGGCTGATGGGAGAAGTCATCCACGGCCAGTATGCCCGTTTTGTGACGCCGTCCGCCCTTCATTCCGTCACCAACTATGAGCTCCACAAGGCCCTTTATTCCGGTCATAACGACCATAATTACTTTGAAATTGCCCATAATGTGAAGCGTCTCGAGGCAGTCGGGGCATCGCTCTATACTTTTGCCGACAACCACGATGAAAACCGGCTTGCCAGCAAGCTGAGAAAAAAGGAACATCTTTTCCCTGTTTATCAGCTTCTCTTTACGCTCCCCGGTATCCCTTCCATTTACTATGGAAGCGAGTGGGGAATGGAGGGGATCCGGTCTTCCACCTCTGACGACGCCCTTCGTCCTGCTGTCTCCATGGATCAGGAACCGTCTCTTCACTGCGGCCTTACCGACGCCATTTCCAGCCTGGCAGGGCTTCATGGATGTTTCGACGCATTCCACAGCGGGCAGTACGAAGAACTTCTTCTCACAAACCGGCAGTATGCATTTGCCCGCAGAGGAGAAACCAGCCTGATCCTTTCTGCCGTCAACAACGATGACACGCCGGCCGATGTAAAAATACGGCTTCCAAAGGGCGTATCCGGCAGCGCTTCGGCTGAGATTCTTTTTGAGTCGTGCGGAAACACAGAGCAATGTGCCCTGTTTCCATCGGAGAAAGAGCCATGCCTTGTCTCTGCCGAAAACGGTGCTTTTTCGGTGTCACTGCCTGCAAACGGCGGCGTGATTTATAAAATTGTGGAGGGGTAA
- a CDS encoding YaaL family protein, with translation MIFRKKPTASDRERQNDLRELVREIELSKGAILSAQNRFEQVVDPTLIDCYIFELNAAQLRYQFLLRNLKRRELQEV, from the coding sequence ATGATTTTCAGGAAAAAACCAACCGCATCGGATCGGGAACGCCAGAATGATCTGAGAGAGCTTGTGCGTGAGATCGAACTGAGCAAAGGGGCAATCCTCTCTGCCCAGAACCGTTTTGAACAGGTAGTGGATCCAACGCTTATCGACTGCTATATTTTTGAACTGAATGCAGCACAGCTCCGTTACCAGTTCCTTCTGCGCAACCTGAAAAGGCGGGAACTTCAGGAGGTCTGA
- a CDS encoding winged helix-turn-helix transcriptional regulator, whose protein sequence is MAEEKQLGEYFSECVPLFIALGDVTRLTIIQCLYEISRQKNRREIPGLNVKEITEQTNLSRPAVSHHLKILKEAGLIDVLQKGVCNFYYLNSNQAIEKLIGFGNELLKNSSK, encoded by the coding sequence ATGGCTGAAGAAAAGCAGCTCGGAGAATATTTTTCCGAATGCGTCCCGCTCTTCATCGCCCTTGGAGACGTGACGCGGCTGACCATTATTCAATGCCTGTATGAGATAAGCCGTCAGAAAAACAGAAGAGAAATTCCTGGACTGAATGTCAAAGAAATTACGGAACAGACTAACCTTTCCCGCCCTGCGGTCTCGCATCATCTGAAAATCCTGAAGGAAGCAGGACTGATTGATGTACTCCAGAAAGGCGTCTGCAACTTCTATTATCTGAACAGCAATCAGGCGATTGAAAAACTGATCGGCTTCGGGAACGAATTACTTAAGAATTCCAGCAAATGA
- a CDS encoding prepilin peptidase → MLFLILAAITDCRRRKVYNTQVFAGIFAGILYFAAVGYGKGGNFLTAVLEVAGFLARLSAVCILFFPFFVCRMIGAGDIKLMGICVGALGIWDGIFAVFAGLLLAAAASAWKMYKDGSFRERLCFLGRFAARTGREHRLSVYREWNYRRDVIPLGPFLAAGYSIYLLFS, encoded by the coding sequence TTGCTGTTCCTTATTCTGGCAGCCATTACGGACTGTCGGAGGAGAAAGGTTTATAACACGCAGGTTTTTGCAGGTATTTTCGCAGGAATTTTGTATTTTGCCGCCGTCGGATACGGAAAAGGAGGAAATTTTTTAACGGCGGTTTTGGAAGTAGCGGGATTTTTGGCAAGACTTTCGGCTGTCTGCATTCTGTTCTTTCCGTTTTTTGTATGCAGGATGATCGGCGCCGGAGATATTAAGCTTATGGGGATTTGCGTGGGCGCCCTGGGTATCTGGGACGGGATCTTTGCAGTTTTTGCGGGGCTTTTGCTGGCGGCAGCAGCTTCTGCATGGAAGATGTACAAGGACGGGAGTTTTCGGGAGCGTCTGTGTTTTCTTGGCCGGTTTGCGGCCAGAACAGGGCGGGAACACAGGCTTTCTGTATATCGTGAGTGGAATTACAGGAGGGATGTCATTCCGCTTGGGCCGTTTCTTGCGGCCGGATACAGTATTTATCTGCTGTTTTCCTGA
- a CDS encoding CpaF family protein produces MGDLKKELRERLLESINYQKQMEDEELSELIDGEIFSAASERPLTLKERMRLQRELFDSFRRLDILQELVDDPEITEIMVNGPEHVFVERHGRVERWEHGFESREQLLDLIQQIVGKVNRIVNTSSPIADARLEDGSRVHIVLEPVALNGPILTIRKFPEAITMDRLLEYGSLSEEAADILKALVAAKYNIFVSGGTGAGKTTFLNALSEFIPSDERVITIEDSAELKLCHIENLISMETREANAEGEGAIGIGELIRASLRMRPDRILIGEVRGKEALDLLQAMNTGHDGSFSTGHGNSARDMLARLETMVLMGADLPLAAIRSQIASAIDIMVHVARMRDKSRKVVSIEEVDRFENGEIILNPIFEFHGSLEKTGELKHREKLWLSGTGL; encoded by the coding sequence ATGGGAGACCTGAAAAAGGAGCTGAGAGAGCGGCTTTTGGAATCCATCAATTACCAGAAGCAGATGGAGGATGAAGAGCTTTCGGAGCTGATTGACGGAGAAATTTTTTCTGCCGCCTCGGAGCGGCCGCTGACGCTGAAAGAAAGGATGCGGCTCCAGCGTGAGCTGTTTGATTCGTTCCGGCGCCTGGATATCCTTCAGGAGCTTGTAGATGACCCGGAAATTACGGAAATTATGGTCAACGGGCCGGAACATGTCTTTGTCGAGCGCCACGGCCGGGTTGAGCGATGGGAACACGGTTTTGAGTCCAGAGAACAGCTTTTGGATCTGATCCAGCAGATTGTCGGAAAGGTCAACCGGATTGTCAACACATCCTCTCCAATCGCGGATGCGCGCCTGGAGGACGGCTCCCGTGTCCATATTGTTCTGGAGCCGGTGGCTTTAAACGGCCCGATTCTTACGATACGGAAATTCCCGGAGGCAATTACCATGGACAGGCTTCTGGAATATGGAAGCCTGTCTGAGGAAGCTGCCGATATTTTAAAGGCGCTTGTGGCGGCCAAATACAATATTTTTGTCAGCGGCGGTACAGGGGCCGGAAAAACGACATTTTTAAATGCGCTTTCCGAATTTATCCCTTCGGATGAGCGGGTGATCACAATCGAGGATTCGGCGGAGCTGAAGCTCTGCCATATTGAAAACCTGATCAGCATGGAGACAAGGGAGGCGAATGCAGAAGGGGAAGGTGCAATCGGGATCGGAGAGCTGATCCGGGCGTCCCTGCGTATGCGGCCGGACAGGATCCTTATCGGAGAAGTGAGAGGGAAAGAGGCTCTGGATCTGCTTCAGGCTATGAATACAGGCCATGACGGAAGTTTTTCCACGGGACACGGAAACAGTGCAAGAGATATGCTGGCGCGGCTGGAAACCATGGTGCTAATGGGGGCAGATCTTCCTCTGGCGGCAATCCGGAGCCAGATTGCATCGGCCATTGACATTATGGTTCATGTGGCAAGAATGCGGGATAAAAGCCGAAAGGTTGTTTCCATAGAGGAGGTGGACCGCTTTGAAAATGGTGAAATTATCCTCAATCCCATCTTCGAGTTTCATGGGAGCCTTGAGAAAACAGGAGAGCTTAAGCACAGGGAAAAATTATGGCTGTCCGGAACCGGATTATAG
- a CDS encoding type II secretion system F family protein, producing MGALRKQESLSTGKNYGCPEPDYRNYRLSRTEWLLYAGQGAGYLAVMVYVFYRSAALFLLLLPACILYPVYMRNVLQKRRLEKLSLQFKDAILILASALNAGYSVENAFASSAGELDRIYGEDSMISREIRLILRKVKMNHPIEEAMKNFADRSGLEDVRNFTEVFTAARKSGGELMKIISRTAEIIGEKIRMREEILTMTSARRMEQKIMSAIPILLVIYIEWTSPGFFDILYGTMMGRVIMTCCLGFYCLANRLSAAFLNIEM from the coding sequence ATGGGAGCCTTGAGAAAACAGGAGAGCTTAAGCACAGGGAAAAATTATGGCTGTCCGGAACCGGATTATAGAAATTACCGTCTGAGCAGGACGGAATGGCTTCTCTATGCAGGACAGGGAGCTGGATATCTGGCTGTAATGGTTTATGTGTTTTACAGAAGCGCCGCGCTGTTTTTGCTTCTGCTTCCAGCATGTATTTTGTATCCGGTCTATATGAGGAATGTGCTGCAAAAACGGCGGCTGGAAAAGCTGAGTCTCCAGTTTAAAGACGCCATTTTAATTCTTGCATCGGCTTTGAATGCCGGATATTCAGTGGAAAATGCGTTTGCTTCTTCCGCAGGCGAGCTTGACCGGATCTATGGGGAAGATTCTATGATTTCTCGGGAAATCCGCCTGATCTTAAGAAAGGTGAAAATGAATCATCCGATTGAGGAGGCGATGAAAAATTTTGCAGACAGAAGCGGTTTGGAAGATGTCAGGAATTTTACAGAGGTTTTCACGGCGGCCAGGAAGAGCGGCGGAGAGCTGATGAAAATCATTTCCCGGACAGCGGAGATTATAGGCGAGAAGATCCGTATGCGGGAAGAGATTCTCACAATGACATCGGCAAGGCGAATGGAGCAGAAAATCATGTCTGCAATTCCAATTCTTCTGGTGATTTATATTGAATGGACGTCGCCGGGATTTTTCGATATTCTGTATGGAACGATGATGGGACGGGTGATTATGACCTGCTGTCTGGGCTTTTATTGTCTGGCGAACCGGCTTTCCGCGGCTTTTCTCAATATTGAGATGTAA
- a CDS encoding pilus assembly protein, giving the protein MPSFRKMINIHIFCLFLLKTPDLMKVTKSLQVPGNFPLNHRIHHGKKVLRFTLLSKRMYEGSLTIEAAVCLPLFLMLAAALMEPIRWLDRQRQIQTVTEEFCGELSRYYFAADLLQKGTELPEAPGDEDPDLRAAYDWLGKVGDAASGAVLYGKIKAVFPEANGIWVRKAEVPDSDGNVCLDVEYGEKIPFFPAINSGISMHAAALRRVWIGTEGKLESTADSNQGGTGDEEMVYVGSGMGKYHLYRDCHYISNEYRTIDAEAADSTKNSAGRYYKPCVRCCKNTAAGVVYVTQGGEHYHADMSCSAMISYVRKVPLEEVEYLGCCSVCRERGETGK; this is encoded by the coding sequence GTGCCTTCTTTCCGCAAAATGATAAACATACACATTTTTTGTCTTTTTTTGTTGAAAACTCCAGACCTCATGAAAGTTACTAAGTCTCTCCAAGTACCTGGTAATTTCCCCCTAAATCACAGGATCCACCACGGAAAGAAGGTACTGCGATTCACCTTGCTCTCAAAAAGAATGTATGAAGGCAGTTTGACCATAGAGGCTGCCGTCTGCCTTCCTTTATTTCTGATGCTGGCAGCGGCGCTGATGGAGCCAATACGCTGGCTCGACAGACAGAGGCAGATCCAGACAGTGACAGAGGAGTTCTGCGGAGAGCTGAGCCGGTACTATTTTGCGGCAGATCTGCTGCAAAAAGGAACCGAACTTCCGGAGGCTCCAGGAGATGAGGATCCTGATCTTCGGGCAGCTTATGACTGGCTGGGAAAAGTGGGAGATGCGGCTTCTGGTGCCGTCCTGTATGGAAAAATCAAAGCTGTTTTTCCGGAGGCAAACGGTATTTGGGTACGGAAGGCGGAAGTCCCGGATTCCGATGGCAACGTCTGTCTGGATGTTGAATATGGTGAGAAAATCCCGTTTTTTCCTGCTATAAATTCCGGGATCTCCATGCATGCGGCTGCTTTGAGGAGAGTGTGGATAGGGACGGAAGGGAAGCTTGAGAGTACCGCGGACAGTAATCAGGGCGGTACAGGAGATGAGGAGATGGTGTACGTTGGAAGCGGGATGGGAAAATATCATTTATATCGGGACTGCCACTACATTTCAAATGAATATAGAACCATCGACGCAGAGGCGGCAGACAGTACGAAAAATTCTGCCGGCAGGTATTATAAGCCGTGTGTCCGCTGCTGTAAAAATACGGCGGCAGGTGTCGTTTATGTGACCCAGGGAGGTGAACATTATCACGCAGATATGTCTTGCAGTGCAATGATATCCTATGTGAGAAAAGTTCCGCTTGAGGAAGTAGAGTATCTTGGCTGTTGTTCTGTGTGCAGGGAGAGGGGAGAAACCGGAAAATGA